One window of uncultured Methanoregula sp. genomic DNA carries:
- a CDS encoding methyltransferase: MDHIRQAFNRFAEDYDTQREHVIPEMRQLYGTAVWAMESSAPEPKILDIGAGTGLLGSYLLEKFPDASLTLMDISENMLDMARRRFATRPGTRYVVCDYSQVDLGGPYDLVCSALSIHHLAPDDKRRLFQRIHAALVPGGMFVNADQADGETPYFRDRFLASWNEFLRSGPLTEAQHAEILKRRDTFDRNEKLSVQLSWLNDAGFSDVDVVYRNRTFIVTVARKG; the protein is encoded by the coding sequence CTGGATCATATACGGCAGGCATTCAACCGGTTTGCAGAGGATTACGATACCCAGCGGGAGCATGTCATCCCGGAGATGCGGCAGCTGTACGGCACCGCGGTCTGGGCCATGGAATCGTCAGCCCCTGAACCGAAGATCCTCGATATCGGGGCCGGTACCGGGCTCCTCGGGTCATACCTTCTCGAAAAATTCCCCGATGCCAGCCTCACGCTGATGGACATCTCCGAGAATATGCTGGACATGGCACGCAGGCGGTTTGCCACCCGCCCGGGCACCAGGTACGTGGTCTGCGATTACAGCCAGGTGGATCTCGGGGGTCCGTACGATCTCGTCTGCTCGGCCCTCTCCATCCACCACCTTGCCCCGGATGACAAACGCCGGCTCTTCCAGAGGATTCATGCGGCGCTGGTTCCGGGTGGGATGTTTGTCAATGCCGACCAGGCGGATGGCGAGACCCCGTATTTCCGCGATCGGTTCCTGGCCTCCTGGAACGAGTTCCTCCGGAGCGGCCCGCTGACCGAAGCACAGCATGCCGAGATCCTGAAGCGCAGGGACACCTTTGACCGGAACGAAAAACTGTCGGTCCAGTTATCGTGGCTCAACGATGCTGGGTTCTCCGATGTCGATGTGGTATACCGGAACCGGACATTTATTGTGACGGTGGCAAGGAAAGGGTAA
- a CDS encoding response regulator, protein MSPPPRILIVDDDPIITRLISIMLQKKGYNIVGVVTSGEESIIKAAELNPDLVIMDVSLAGEMDGLDAANFIFQLFHYPIIFITAVSEESLLERAKYSQPYGIIFKPFTMVEISTNVDLAIYNHSNRGKTTIRYPAGDPKKIMDSLEAIFITDKHGRIIFFNPYAAWFIDIPPGQILMKHWRKVLMFINELKDEELKDPVDEAARQMAGVNYDANTAAVTTTSRRRKVSISVRPVKDDHEKILGTVVSIREKKP, encoded by the coding sequence ATGTCCCCGCCCCCCCGTATTCTTATTGTCGATGACGATCCCATCATCACCCGCCTCATCTCGATCATGCTCCAGAAGAAGGGGTACAATATTGTCGGGGTTGTAACTTCCGGTGAAGAATCCATCATCAAAGCCGCAGAACTGAATCCCGACCTGGTGATCATGGATGTCAGCCTGGCAGGTGAGATGGACGGCCTGGATGCGGCGAATTTCATCTTCCAGCTCTTCCATTATCCGATCATCTTCATCACGGCTGTCTCGGAAGAGAGCCTCCTCGAGCGCGCCAAGTACTCGCAGCCGTACGGGATCATCTTCAAGCCGTTCACGATGGTCGAGATCTCGACAAACGTGGATCTCGCCATCTACAACCACAGCAACCGGGGAAAAACCACGATCCGCTACCCCGCCGGGGATCCAAAGAAGATCATGGACTCCCTTGAAGCGATCTTCATCACGGACAAGCATGGCCGGATCATTTTCTTCAATCCCTATGCTGCCTGGTTCATTGACATCCCCCCCGGACAGATCCTTATGAAACACTGGCGAAAAGTCCTGATGTTCATCAACGAACTCAAGGACGAGGAGCTCAAGGATCCCGTGGATGAGGCAGCCCGGCAGATGGCCGGTGTCAATTACGATGCCAACACCGCAGCCGTGACAACGACCTCCAGGCGACGGAAAGTGAGCATCTCGGTCCGCCCGGTCAAAGACGATCACGAAAAGATCCTCGGGACGGTCGTGTCCATCCGGGAGAAGAAACCATAA
- the purF gene encoding amidophosphoribosyltransferase — MCGIVGIVDAGGVSIQLYYALYALQHRGQESAGISTFDGTLLHKFKGNGLVADVFSPPVLTDLKGTAGIGHVRYPTTGANLPENIQPLNFQFQERFISIAHNGNLVNTCELRAEYEKAGQIFTTTTDTEIIAKILIEAIGNAGSVEDAVSFCMHKLVGSYAVVILIDGALYGFRDPLGIKPLCIGKTEHGYMVASESVAIDALSAKFLRDVKPGELVRIDADGVRCMQIAVAGKRAHCIFEYIYFARADAVIDGVLVYDVRRQIGQKLFEEDPVKADSVCSVPDSGTAYAIGYAEQSKIPFVESLMKNRYMGRTFIMPTQKEREKAVRIKLNPIPAHLKGKSVVLVDDSIVRGTTSKRIIDMMRDAGAREVHMRIGSPAIKAPCYLGVDMPTREELIASNKNEEEVRRSITATTLHHISLEALVEAIGFDREDLCTGCLTGCYPLPIDGEQARTCKVDFLDSTFQSRLGSFEV, encoded by the coding sequence ATGTGCGGTATCGTTGGCATCGTCGATGCTGGCGGTGTATCAATCCAGCTCTATTACGCCCTGTACGCTCTCCAGCACCGTGGGCAGGAGAGCGCCGGAATCTCTACTTTTGACGGCACCCTTCTCCACAAGTTCAAGGGGAACGGGCTTGTCGCCGATGTCTTTTCTCCCCCGGTTTTAACCGACCTGAAAGGGACTGCCGGTATCGGGCATGTCCGCTATCCGACAACCGGTGCAAACCTTCCTGAAAATATTCAGCCCCTGAACTTCCAGTTCCAGGAGCGTTTCATCTCCATCGCCCATAACGGGAACCTTGTCAATACCTGCGAGCTCCGGGCCGAGTACGAGAAGGCCGGCCAGATTTTCACGACAACAACCGATACCGAGATCATCGCGAAGATCCTCATCGAGGCGATCGGCAACGCGGGGTCGGTCGAGGATGCGGTCAGTTTCTGCATGCACAAACTGGTGGGATCCTATGCGGTCGTGATCCTGATTGACGGGGCCCTCTATGGTTTCCGGGATCCGCTGGGTATCAAGCCCCTCTGTATCGGAAAGACCGAGCACGGGTACATGGTTGCCTCTGAGAGTGTTGCAATCGACGCGCTGAGTGCCAAGTTCCTCCGGGATGTGAAGCCCGGTGAACTGGTCCGGATCGATGCGGACGGGGTCCGGTGCATGCAGATTGCGGTGGCAGGCAAGCGTGCCCACTGTATCTTTGAGTACATCTATTTCGCACGGGCGGATGCAGTTATCGACGGGGTACTGGTGTACGATGTCCGCCGGCAGATTGGCCAGAAACTTTTCGAAGAAGACCCGGTGAAGGCTGACTCCGTCTGTTCGGTCCCGGACTCGGGGACGGCCTATGCCATCGGCTACGCGGAACAATCGAAGATCCCGTTTGTCGAATCCTTAATGAAGAACCGGTACATGGGCCGCACGTTCATCATGCCCACCCAGAAGGAGCGGGAGAAGGCGGTCCGGATCAAGCTCAACCCGATCCCTGCGCACCTGAAAGGCAAGTCCGTGGTGCTGGTCGATGACAGTATCGTGCGGGGCACAACGTCGAAACGGATCATCGACATGATGAGGGATGCAGGGGCCCGCGAGGTCCACATGCGGATTGGCTCCCCCGCGATCAAGGCTCCCTGTTACCTTGGCGTGGACATGCCGACCCGCGAGGAACTGATCGCGAGCAACAAGAACGAGGAAGAGGTGAGGCGCAGCATCACCGCGACCACGCTCCACCATATCTCGCTTGAGGCGCTCGTGGAAGCGATAGGCTTCGATCGCGAGGATCTCTGCACCGGCTGCCTCACCGGCTGCTACCCGCTTCCCATCGATGGCGAGCAGGCCCGGACCTGCAAAGTCGATTTCCTTGACAGCACGTTCCAGTCCCGGCTCGGGTCATTTGAAGTCTGA
- a CDS encoding 50S ribosomal protein L37e — MSKGTPSMGKMNKFTHIACRRCGKISFHAQKKVCSACGFGKSTKISDYKWHSKRPKVPTH, encoded by the coding sequence ATGTCAAAAGGCACTCCATCAATGGGAAAGATGAACAAGTTCACCCACATCGCCTGCCGGCGCTGCGGGAAGATCTCGTTCCATGCCCAGAAGAAAGTCTGCTCTGCCTGTGGTTTTGGCAAAAGCACGAAAATCAGCGACTATAAGTGGCACAGCAAGCGACCAAAAGTCCCGACGCATTAG
- a CDS encoding LSM domain-containing protein: MTKRPLDILDLVLNRQPVIVSLKGGREIRGVLQGYDVHMNLVLDKAEEVENGQVVKVGTLIVRGDNVIYISPSLEQ, translated from the coding sequence ATGACCAAAAGGCCGTTGGATATTTTAGATCTGGTGCTGAACCGTCAGCCCGTTATTGTATCTCTCAAAGGCGGGAGAGAAATCCGGGGCGTTCTCCAGGGATATGATGTACATATGAACCTTGTCCTCGACAAAGCCGAGGAAGTGGAGAACGGACAGGTCGTAAAAGTCGGCACTCTCATCGTCCGTGGGGATAATGTAATTTATATCTCTCCGTCACTCGAACAATAA